The Chryseobacterium suipulveris genome window below encodes:
- a CDS encoding META domain-containing protein, which yields MKKSTIKNISLSVFAAVAMISCTALPGSKVGKAQANIANTQWRLADDVKGATPTLVIENGKVNGNAGCNNYFGELSLDATAGNFVASNIASTKKACDNMSVETNFLQMLHEVNKYVVSGNVLELYKNNLLLLKFNKQ from the coding sequence ATGAAAAAATCCACGATTAAAAATATTTCCCTTTCCGTTTTTGCTGCTGTTGCCATGATTTCCTGTACTGCTTTACCCGGTTCAAAAGTTGGAAAAGCGCAGGCGAATATTGCCAATACGCAATGGAGATTAGCCGATGACGTGAAGGGAGCGACACCAACTTTGGTCATCGAAAACGGTAAAGTAAACGGAAATGCGGGCTGCAACAACTATTTCGGGGAACTGTCCCTCGATGCGACTGCAGGAAATTTCGTTGCGTCAAATATTGCTTCGACCAAAAAAGCATGTGACAATATGAGTGTGGAAACCAATTTCCTGCAAATGCTTCACGAAGTCAACAAATATGTGGTTTCGGGAAATGTTCTGGAACTCTACAAAAACAATCTCTTACTCCTTAAATTCAACAAGCAGTAA
- the pheT gene encoding phenylalanine--tRNA ligase subunit beta codes for MKISNNWLKQYIKTDLKTEKIGEYLTDIGLEVEGIEKYESVKGSLEGIVVGKVLTCEQHPNADKLKKTTVDVGNGTILNIVCGAPNVAAGQIVPVAVVGTTIYKGSDKLVMQKAKIRGEYSEGMICAEDELGLSNDHCGIMVLDESYKIGDPFSKYFELTNDEVYEIGLTPNRTDAMSHYGVARDLHAFLSTNQMNSEFEKAVSKTLNIEGTTDFQLEVEDSELCPRYIGAVIENVKVTDSPDWLKNRLKAIGLSPINNIVDITNYILHGFGQPLHAFDGGKIAGKKVKVGTVKEGTKFITLDGVERKLNGTEIMIKDGENNPICIAGVFGGEHSGVSENTKTIFLESAYFNPVAVRKGAKFHGLNTDASFRFERGVDPNLTRTAITRAIAMIEEIAGGKLSGQLLEHYPKKIENHYVILRFTKVEQILGTKIHKEKIKEILKALEIEVLNEIPNGLEISIPPYRADVTREIDVIEEILRIYGYNKIDSPQKISFTPVKLSFDDQDALENSWARALQSNGFNEVMNNSLTSVKDETNAVKLLNPLSSDLAFMRKSLLEGLLENADYNIKRKNPDIKFFELGKIYHKIAGKYQERKQLAIMVSGRNSAENWLQPKSATDFYFLKSYVKILLDQLNLNIEEKALEDSRFSDSLELLSNGKTVARLGKVSKELLKDADIDQDCFYAEIELENCQKLRSTENLKFVDIPKFNKIRRDLALLIDRNVSYNDLYKAARKNPSKFLGNINLFDVYEGKNLPEGKKSYAMSFELLNEEKTLEEKDITEVMNSLINTFKKEFSAELR; via the coding sequence ATGAAAATCTCAAACAACTGGCTTAAGCAATACATCAAAACCGACCTTAAAACCGAAAAAATCGGCGAATACCTCACCGACATCGGTCTGGAAGTTGAAGGCATCGAAAAATATGAATCCGTAAAAGGAAGTCTGGAAGGAATCGTCGTGGGAAAAGTATTAACCTGCGAACAGCATCCCAATGCCGATAAATTAAAGAAAACCACCGTTGACGTTGGAAATGGAACCATTCTGAATATTGTTTGCGGCGCACCAAATGTCGCTGCAGGACAAATCGTTCCCGTTGCAGTGGTGGGAACAACGATTTACAAAGGTAGCGATAAACTCGTGATGCAGAAAGCGAAAATCCGTGGCGAGTATTCCGAAGGAATGATTTGCGCGGAGGACGAACTCGGCTTAAGCAACGATCATTGCGGAATTATGGTTTTGGATGAGTCGTATAAAATTGGCGATCCATTTTCGAAATATTTTGAACTGACCAATGACGAGGTTTACGAAATCGGTTTGACTCCGAACAGAACCGACGCAATGTCGCATTACGGCGTCGCGAGAGATTTACACGCGTTTCTCAGCACCAATCAAATGAATTCTGAGTTTGAGAAGGCAGTTTCGAAGACCTTAAATATTGAAGGAACAACCGATTTCCAGTTGGAGGTGGAAGATTCGGAACTGTGTCCGAGATATATCGGTGCGGTGATCGAAAATGTGAAAGTTACCGATTCTCCGGATTGGCTCAAGAACCGTTTGAAGGCAATCGGTTTGAGTCCGATCAACAATATTGTTGACATTACCAATTATATTCTGCACGGATTTGGTCAACCGCTCCACGCTTTTGACGGTGGAAAAATCGCCGGCAAAAAAGTAAAAGTCGGTACCGTAAAAGAGGGCACGAAATTCATCACTTTAGACGGTGTTGAAAGAAAGCTGAACGGAACCGAAATTATGATTAAAGACGGCGAAAACAATCCGATATGTATTGCGGGAGTTTTCGGTGGTGAGCATTCGGGAGTTTCAGAAAACACGAAGACCATTTTCCTTGAAAGTGCCTATTTCAATCCGGTTGCAGTAAGAAAGGGTGCGAAATTCCACGGGTTGAATACCGATGCTTCGTTCCGTTTTGAGAGGGGAGTAGATCCCAATCTGACCAGAACAGCGATTACCCGCGCAATTGCGATGATCGAGGAAATTGCAGGTGGAAAACTTTCAGGGCAGCTTCTGGAGCATTATCCGAAGAAAATTGAAAACCATTATGTAATTCTGAGGTTTACCAAAGTCGAGCAGATTTTGGGGACAAAAATCCATAAGGAAAAAATCAAGGAAATTCTGAAAGCTCTGGAAATTGAAGTTCTCAACGAAATTCCAAACGGTCTTGAAATCTCGATTCCTCCTTACAGAGCAGATGTGACGAGAGAGATCGACGTGATCGAAGAAATCCTCAGAATCTATGGATACAACAAAATCGATTCGCCACAGAAAATTTCTTTCACGCCGGTAAAACTGAGTTTCGACGATCAGGATGCGCTGGAAAATTCATGGGCGCGAGCTTTGCAGAGCAACGGTTTCAACGAGGTGATGAACAATTCCCTGACTTCCGTAAAAGATGAAACCAATGCGGTGAAGTTACTGAACCCGTTAAGCAGCGATTTGGCTTTTATGAGAAAGTCCTTGTTGGAAGGACTTTTAGAGAACGCCGATTATAATATCAAAAGGAAAAATCCTGATATCAAGTTTTTTGAACTGGGAAAAATCTACCATAAAATCGCTGGTAAATATCAGGAAAGAAAGCAGCTCGCGATCATGGTTTCAGGAAGAAACTCTGCCGAAAACTGGTTGCAGCCGAAATCTGCGACAGATTTCTATTTCCTGAAATCGTATGTGAAAATTCTTCTTGATCAATTAAATCTTAACATCGAAGAAAAAGCTTTGGAAGATTCGAGGTTTTCTGATAGCTTGGAACTTTTATCCAACGGAAAAACGGTTGCAAGATTGGGCAAAGTTTCCAAGGAATTGCTGAAAGATGCCGACATCGACCAGGATTGTTTCTATGCGGAGATCGAGCTTGAAAACTGTCAGAAACTTCGCTCAACAGAGAACCTAAAGTTTGTCGACATACCGAAGTTCAACAAGATCAGAAGAGATTTGGCGTTGCTCATCGACAGAAATGTTTCTTACAACGACCTGTACAAAGCAGCGAGAAAGAATCCTTCAAAATTCTTAGGAAACATCAACCTTTTCGACGTTTACGAAGGCAAGAACCTTCCGGAAGGAAAAAAATCCTACGCGATGAGTTTCGAACTTTTGAACGAAGAAAAAACTTTGGAAGAAAAAGATATTACAGAGGTAATGAATTCATTAATAAATACTTTCAAAAAAGAATTCTCGGCGGAGCTGAGGTAA
- the dnaN gene encoding DNA polymerase III subunit beta, translating to MKFIVASGELQKALNTVSGVISSSQSRPILENYLFELEENLLKITASDGETTLITSLEVKSDDSGKIAVPAKIFQDFVKTYGEQPLTLSVKDTADGNGKLLEILDEKDNFAVALDNAEDYPELPEFDAAQNVKIASGVLAEALNNTLFATSNDSLRPVMTGVLFQFKEDETNFVSTDSHRLVVYKRTDLINAEPIEFIMPKKPLAIFKNILASSNDDVTIEFNENMAKFTFGNNIWICRLIDGKYPNYSAVIPKENPNVLTINRNLLLNSIRRASIMSNKSTNQVRFKLSGNVLHLHAEDTEYANKADMQIPCDYNGEDINIGFSSKFLTEMLSVLGSDDITMKMSQPNRPGIIEPVDGLEDEENILMLSMPVIGM from the coding sequence ATGAAGTTTATCGTTGCAAGTGGCGAATTACAGAAGGCGCTGAACACAGTGAGTGGCGTAATTTCCAGTTCTCAATCGAGACCAATTCTTGAAAATTATCTTTTCGAACTCGAAGAAAATTTGCTTAAAATAACCGCTTCGGATGGCGAAACTACGCTCATCACTTCTTTGGAAGTGAAATCCGACGATTCCGGCAAAATCGCTGTTCCAGCAAAAATCTTCCAGGACTTCGTGAAAACTTACGGAGAGCAACCTTTGACACTTTCAGTGAAAGACACGGCAGATGGAAACGGAAAGCTTCTTGAAATCCTCGACGAGAAAGACAATTTCGCAGTCGCACTCGACAATGCGGAAGATTATCCCGAACTTCCTGAATTCGATGCTGCACAAAACGTGAAAATCGCATCAGGAGTTTTGGCGGAAGCTTTGAATAACACGCTTTTCGCAACTTCCAACGATTCGTTGAGACCTGTGATGACGGGAGTTCTGTTCCAATTCAAAGAAGATGAGACCAACTTCGTTTCAACCGACTCTCACCGTTTGGTGGTGTACAAAAGAACCGACCTGATCAACGCAGAACCGATCGAATTCATTATGCCGAAAAAACCCTTGGCAATTTTCAAGAATATTCTTGCAAGTTCCAATGACGACGTGACCATCGAGTTCAACGAGAATATGGCGAAGTTCACTTTCGGAAACAACATCTGGATCTGTCGATTAATCGATGGGAAGTACCCGAATTACTCCGCAGTAATCCCGAAAGAAAATCCCAACGTGTTGACCATCAACAGAAATCTGCTTCTGAACTCCATCAGAAGAGCGTCGATCATGTCCAACAAATCTACAAACCAGGTTCGCTTCAAGCTTTCGGGCAACGTGCTGCACCTTCACGCGGAAGACACCGAATACGCAAACAAAGCCGACATGCAGATTCCGTGCGACTATAACGGCGAAGATATCAACATCGGATTCAGTTCCAAATTCCTCACCGAAATGCTTTCGGTACTCGGTTCCGACGATATCACGATGAAAATGTCGCAACCGAACCGACCGGGAATCATCGAGCCGGTTGACGGACTCGAAGACGAGGAAAATATCCTCATGCTTTCAATGCCGGTCATAGGAATGTAA
- a CDS encoding DUF2490 domain-containing protein, whose protein sequence is MVFLFSLQVFGQEHLSSFNAITITYKFHPKFYLYGEGQLRGIEDYSYPDYYEIKGGIGYNLTKNHKPFIGIGRYATYKDKAIDKEEFRFWLQDIIDLKYGKFKFENRFRAEKSWFYEPQKEVHSDRYRFRYRLNVSVPLNSESVKPGTIFANAYDEIFFVTEKPAFARHRLYGGFGYQIDETFGMASGYLWQREFARSGNKNLHFLYFALNINIDTTDDDNDYHFPGAD, encoded by the coding sequence ATGGTCTTTCTGTTTTCCCTTCAGGTTTTTGGGCAGGAACATCTTTCAAGTTTCAACGCGATCACGATAACCTACAAATTTCACCCGAAATTTTATCTCTACGGAGAGGGCCAACTTCGCGGGATTGAAGATTATTCTTATCCCGACTACTACGAAATCAAGGGCGGAATCGGCTATAATCTGACCAAAAACCACAAACCGTTCATCGGAATCGGGCGTTATGCAACCTACAAGGATAAGGCGATTGACAAGGAAGAATTCCGTTTTTGGCTCCAGGACATTATCGACCTGAAATATGGGAAGTTCAAGTTTGAAAACCGTTTCCGTGCAGAGAAAAGCTGGTTTTATGAACCGCAGAAAGAGGTACATTCCGACCGGTACAGATTTCGTTACCGTCTGAATGTTTCCGTTCCGTTAAACTCCGAATCGGTGAAGCCGGGAACGATTTTCGCCAACGCTTACGACGAAATTTTCTTCGTCACCGAAAAACCCGCTTTTGCGCGGCACCGACTTTATGGTGGATTCGGTTATCAAATTGACGAAACTTTCGGAATGGCTTCTGGATATCTGTGGCAAAGGGAATTCGCGCGTTCGGGAAACAAAAATCTCCACTTTCTTTATTTTGCGCTCAACATCAACATCGATACTACGGATGATGATAATGACTACCATTTTCCGGGAGCCGATTAA
- a CDS encoding arsenate-mycothiol transferase ArsC, with amino-acid sequence MFQTLKNSIKQIAEIKVSDERKEVLKPLADFIQSKLEQKKIINLNFICTHNSRRSHLSQIWAQTMAEYFGVKNVFCYSGGTEATALFPKVAETLMKQGFEIQKLSETENPVYAVKFSENLHPVICFSKKFDDDFNPKSTFAAMMTCDSADENCPLVFGAEKRIPIKYDDPNKSDGTSEMGETYFNRSFEIASEMYYVFSKIRK; translated from the coding sequence ATGTTTCAAACCCTGAAAAACTCAATCAAACAAATCGCTGAAATCAAAGTTTCAGACGAAAGAAAAGAGGTCTTGAAACCTTTGGCAGACTTCATCCAGAGCAAATTAGAACAGAAAAAAATCATCAACCTGAATTTCATCTGTACGCACAATTCGCGGCGCAGTCATTTATCACAGATTTGGGCACAAACGATGGCGGAATATTTCGGTGTGAAAAATGTATTTTGCTATTCCGGCGGAACGGAAGCAACCGCGCTGTTCCCAAAAGTGGCGGAAACACTGATGAAACAGGGCTTTGAAATCCAAAAGCTTTCAGAAACCGAAAACCCAGTTTACGCGGTCAAATTTTCCGAAAATTTGCATCCTGTGATTTGTTTTTCGAAGAAATTTGATGATGATTTTAATCCGAAAAGTACTTTTGCTGCGATGATGACTTGTGATTCTGCCGATGAAAACTGTCCGCTGGTTTTTGGAGCAGAAAAGAGAATTCCAATAAAATATGATGACCCGAATAAATCTGACGGAACTTCCGAAATGGGCGAAACCTATTTTAACAGAAGTTTCGAAATCGCTTCGGAAATGTATTATGTTTTTTCAAAAATCAGAAAATAG
- a CDS encoding arsenite methyltransferase: METNEQIKEMVKQKYSEIALQDKETNASSCCGAGGCSTEVYNIMSEEYDELNGYNPDADLGLGCGLPTNFAKIKKGDTVVDLGSGAGNDCFIARAETGETGKVIGIDFTEAMIDKARNNAEKLGFNNVEFRQGDIEKIPMTANVADVVVSNCVMNLVPDKPKAFAEVYRILKPTGHFSISDIVLVGELPEKIKTAAEMYAGCVASAIQKDDYMKIIKDSGFKNLTLQKEKAIVVPDDILKNYLNDEEIEQYKNSETRIYSITVYGEKGDACCSPSSGCC; this comes from the coding sequence ATGGAAACCAACGAACAAATCAAAGAAATGGTAAAGCAAAAATATTCTGAAATTGCTTTACAGGACAAGGAAACCAACGCTTCCTCATGTTGTGGAGCCGGTGGTTGCAGCACCGAAGTTTACAATATTATGAGCGAAGAATACGATGAACTGAACGGCTACAATCCCGATGCGGATTTGGGTTTGGGTTGCGGTTTGCCGACGAATTTTGCCAAAATTAAAAAAGGTGACACCGTTGTAGATTTAGGTTCTGGAGCAGGAAACGACTGCTTTATTGCCCGTGCCGAAACGGGAGAAACTGGAAAAGTTATCGGCATCGATTTTACCGAAGCAATGATTGACAAGGCGAGAAACAATGCCGAGAAACTTGGTTTTAATAATGTAGAATTCAGACAGGGCGATATTGAGAAAATTCCGATGACGGCAAATGTTGCCGACGTTGTGGTAAGCAACTGCGTGATGAACCTTGTTCCCGATAAACCGAAAGCTTTTGCCGAAGTGTACCGAATTCTGAAACCGACAGGACATTTTTCGATTTCTGATATTGTATTGGTTGGCGAACTTCCGGAAAAGATTAAAACTGCCGCAGAAATGTATGCAGGCTGTGTTGCGAGTGCCATTCAGAAGGATGATTACATGAAAATTATCAAAGATTCAGGATTCAAAAATTTGACTTTACAAAAGGAAAAAGCCATCGTAGTTCCCGATGATATTCTGAAAAATTACCTGAACGACGAGGAAATCGAGCAGTACAAAAATTCAGAAACAAGAATCTACAGCATCACGGTTTACGGCGAGAAAGGCGATGCTTGCTGCTCACCAAGTTCAGGTTGTTGTTAA
- a CDS encoding ArsR/SmtB family transcription factor yields MGVTKTHHFTDEQNEIATLLKALAHPARVAIIEYLLSVDACICNDIVAEINLAQPTVSQHLKELKNAGIIQGEIEGKSICYCVNPETLKKLDHFVAQIFQKIHKQNLDKCC; encoded by the coding sequence ATGGGAGTTACCAAAACACATCACTTTACTGACGAGCAGAACGAGATTGCTACACTTTTGAAAGCTTTGGCACATCCTGCAAGAGTTGCGATCATTGAATATTTGCTTTCTGTGGATGCGTGCATCTGCAATGATATTGTCGCAGAAATCAATTTGGCGCAACCCACGGTTTCCCAACATTTAAAAGAGTTGAAGAACGCCGGAATTATTCAGGGAGAAATCGAGGGAAAATCAATCTGCTATTGCGTGAATCCCGAAACGTTGAAAAAACTGGATCATTTCGTAGCGCAGATCTTTCAGAAAATTCACAAACAGAATTTAGACAAATGTTGCTAG